In the Staphylococcus condimenti genome, one interval contains:
- the modA gene encoding molybdate ABC transporter substrate-binding protein, which produces MKIKHFLIVLVAICLVLAGCSNSDNGEKKDSKKSDSNDKKQELHISAAASLTDVSKDLEKEFKKDHPDAKITFNYGGSGALRQQIEKGAPVDVFMSANTKDVDALKDKKKAHDTYNYAKNKLVLIGEKDSDLKSVKDLKDGQKLAIGEAKSVPAGKYATQYLQDNGLYDGVKDKLVYAKDVRQVLNYVEKGNAQLGFVYKTDLYPDKTKNDKVREIEQVELKKPIVYEAGATSDSKSAKDWMKFLKTDKAKKIMKEYKFEN; this is translated from the coding sequence ATGAAAATTAAGCATTTTTTAATTGTATTAGTAGCGATTTGTTTAGTGTTAGCAGGTTGTTCTAATTCAGACAACGGAGAGAAAAAAGATAGTAAAAAGTCTGACAGCAATGACAAAAAACAAGAATTGCACATTTCAGCAGCAGCGAGTTTAACGGACGTATCTAAAGACTTAGAAAAAGAATTTAAAAAAGACCACCCAGATGCTAAAATTACATTTAACTATGGTGGTTCTGGAGCTTTAAGACAACAAATTGAAAAAGGTGCTCCAGTTGATGTATTTATGTCAGCAAATACAAAAGACGTTGATGCATTGAAAGACAAGAAAAAAGCACATGATACTTATAACTATGCTAAAAACAAATTAGTACTTATCGGTGAAAAAGATTCAGATCTTAAATCTGTTAAAGATTTAAAAGATGGTCAAAAATTAGCTATTGGAGAAGCTAAATCAGTACCAGCTGGTAAATATGCAACTCAATACTTACAAGACAATGGTTTATACGATGGTGTTAAAGACAAATTAGTTTATGCTAAAGACGTCCGTCAGGTATTGAACTATGTTGAAAAAGGAAATGCTCAATTAGGATTTGTTTATAAAACAGATTTATATCCAGACAAAACTAAAAATGACAAAGTAAGAGAAATCGAACAAGTCGAATTGAAAAAACCAATCGTTTATGAAGCAGGTGCAACATCTGATAGTAAATCAGCAAAAGATTGGATGAAATTCCTAAAAACGGATAAAGCTAAAAAAATCATGAAAGAATATAAATTCGAAAACTAG
- the galT gene encoding UDP-glucose--hexose-1-phosphate uridylyltransferase has translation MKLNRQYVNRFIDDAIQYGDYDKEDAYYLQNLILEITKAESIDETKDNKALNNSTSNEIAQFWIQQMIQNGLLEDVIYQKEIVETKLLDLITPKPSTINRKFWELYESHPEKATDYFYQICKRNHYVKEDAIAKNIHYYTGTEYGDLEITINLSKPEKDAKEIAKAREAKQSSYPANALCMENEGFVGSVTQAARRNHRIVRLDLNHQPWGFQFSPYAYFPEHSIVLSEAHEPMKIERQTFSNLLKFVQKFPHYFAGSNADLPIVGGSILSHHHYQTGRHTFPMDHAPEMKQFKMDQFHGVRASVLKWPMSVIRLRGNNIDELTEAANHIFETWISYSDESLEIRAYSQEGTRHHTVTPIARFNQTANEYEIDLVLRDNQTSTQYPDGIFHPHKDVHHIKKENIGLIEVMGTAILPGRLKQELQEVERYVLGDTNADPVSHKKWADEMKEKYNFNNENAKNIIHQEVGRIFKRVLEDSGVFKQSIEGQKGFEKFIQTL, from the coding sequence ATGAAATTGAATCGGCAATACGTCAATCGATTTATTGACGATGCAATACAATATGGTGATTATGATAAAGAAGATGCTTATTATCTTCAAAATTTAATTTTAGAGATTACCAAGGCTGAAAGTATTGATGAAACTAAAGATAATAAAGCATTAAATAATTCAACTTCGAATGAGATTGCTCAATTTTGGATTCAACAAATGATTCAAAATGGTTTGCTTGAAGATGTTATTTATCAAAAAGAAATTGTTGAAACAAAGTTACTAGATTTAATTACACCGAAACCTTCAACAATTAATCGTAAATTTTGGGAACTATATGAATCGCATCCAGAGAAAGCAACAGATTATTTCTATCAAATCTGTAAACGTAACCATTATGTAAAAGAAGATGCTATTGCTAAAAACATACATTATTACACTGGAACTGAATATGGTGATTTAGAAATTACTATCAATTTATCTAAGCCTGAAAAAGATGCTAAAGAAATCGCAAAAGCACGTGAAGCAAAACAATCGAGTTATCCAGCTAATGCGTTATGTATGGAAAATGAAGGTTTTGTCGGATCTGTTACTCAAGCAGCACGCCGTAATCATCGTATTGTGAGGTTGGATTTAAATCATCAACCGTGGGGTTTTCAATTTTCTCCATATGCTTATTTCCCTGAACATAGTATTGTGTTATCAGAAGCCCATGAACCTATGAAAATCGAGAGACAAACATTCAGCAATCTTTTAAAATTTGTACAGAAATTCCCGCACTATTTTGCAGGTTCTAATGCTGATTTGCCTATCGTAGGTGGTTCTATTCTTTCTCATCACCATTACCAAACCGGCCGTCATACTTTCCCAATGGATCATGCACCTGAAATGAAACAATTCAAAATGGACCAATTTCATGGTGTGCGCGCATCGGTATTAAAATGGCCGATGAGTGTTATACGATTGAGAGGAAATAATATTGATGAATTGACGGAAGCGGCAAACCATATCTTTGAAACCTGGATATCTTACAGTGATGAATCATTAGAAATCAGAGCATATAGTCAAGAGGGCACACGACATCATACAGTAACCCCAATTGCACGTTTCAATCAAACAGCTAATGAATATGAAATAGATTTAGTTTTAAGAGATAATCAAACATCAACGCAATATCCAGATGGTATCTTTCATCCTCACAAAGATGTTCATCATATTAAAAAAGAAAATATTGGTTTAATTGAAGTAATGGGGACGGCTATTTTACCTGGAAGATTAAAACAAGAACTTCAAGAAGTAGAACGTTATGTTCTTGGTGATACAAATGCTGACCCAGTTTCACATAAAAAATGGGCAGATGAAATGAAAGAAAAATATAATTTCAATAATGAAAATGCCAAAAATATAATTCATCAAGAAGTAGGAAGAATTTTTAAGCGTGTATTAGAAGATTCTGGTGTATTTAAACAAAGCATCGAAGGTCAAAAAGGGTTTGAAAAATTCATACAAACACTGTGA